A genome region from Mycobacterium sp. 3519A includes the following:
- a CDS encoding DUF2867 domain-containing protein: MTTDVRQIDVPPTVLALSTLPRIDYSDAFVFDHSGDDSPEDLMRGVLEGAPPAVRAQLLSGWSAIGLKVAGGSDGSVLGWQVRRSTPEHVLLGADSRIGMPGELLLKKDDGALIFSTLVAQRNLLARAVWAVTEPVHVRVVRDLLAQAAQRLRA, translated from the coding sequence ATGACCACTGATGTGCGTCAAATCGACGTCCCCCCAACGGTGCTGGCGTTGAGCACGCTGCCCCGCATCGACTACAGCGACGCCTTCGTCTTCGACCACAGCGGGGACGACAGCCCGGAGGACCTGATGCGCGGCGTCCTGGAGGGCGCGCCGCCCGCCGTTCGCGCCCAGCTGTTGTCCGGCTGGTCGGCCATCGGGTTGAAGGTGGCAGGCGGGTCGGACGGTTCGGTGCTCGGCTGGCAGGTCCGGCGATCGACGCCGGAGCATGTGCTCCTCGGCGCCGACTCGCGCATCGGAATGCCCGGCGAACTGCTGCTCAAGAAAGACGACGGTGCGCTGATCTTCTCGACCTTGGTGGCGCAGCGGAACCTGCTCGCGCGTGCAGTGTGGGCGGTCACGGAACCAGTGCACGTACGCGTGGTCCGCGATCTCCTCGCTCAGGCAGCCCAGCGACTGCGCGCCTGA
- a CDS encoding DUF2867 domain-containing protein yields the protein MFGSAHLDTTEHTSRPWRIHAIASDFRVLDVWALPTPGGRGDFPRLVHLMATFDPARTSTVVRGLFAVRWTLGRLFGLDGQDSGLGTRVPSLRDRVPAEIANTSVHFDTDAFTPLYVADDEFALEIANRTVHGVLHVGWVSDGAGGHRGQMAILVKPNGVLGTAYLVAIAPFRHFIVYPLMLRDVGRAWHMAMEVNR from the coding sequence CGTGGCGAATTCACGCCATTGCCAGTGATTTCCGTGTTCTCGACGTGTGGGCTCTGCCCACGCCCGGCGGCCGGGGCGATTTCCCTCGCCTGGTGCATTTGATGGCCACTTTCGATCCCGCACGCACCTCGACGGTGGTGCGTGGATTGTTCGCCGTCCGATGGACGCTCGGCCGACTGTTCGGTCTCGACGGTCAGGATTCGGGTCTCGGGACCAGGGTGCCCAGCCTGCGCGACCGCGTGCCAGCCGAAATAGCCAACACCTCAGTGCATTTCGATACAGACGCGTTCACGCCGCTCTACGTCGCCGACGACGAGTTCGCCCTCGAGATCGCGAACCGGACCGTGCACGGTGTCCTGCACGTCGGCTGGGTGTCCGACGGTGCGGGCGGCCACCGCGGCCAGATGGCGATCCTGGTGAAACCGAACGGGGTCCTGGGCACGGCGTACCTGGTGGCGATCGCGCCGTTTCGGCATTTCATCGTCTATCCGCTGATGCTGCGTGACGTCGGGCGCGCGTGGCACATGGCAATGGAGGTCAACCGATGA